A stretch of Desulfitobacterium dichloroeliminans LMG P-21439 DNA encodes these proteins:
- a CDS encoding LysR family transcriptional regulator, which produces MRIEQLEQIIKIDEFRSMSKAANALFLSQPSLSVSVSRLEEELGLKIFERSSTGVVPSEQGKAVLELAKYILSLSEKIKGIMDEKNVPIHNLQMAVPGALANAIVPDLLMKFHTLYPKFCLHIHEAPYYEIVENMDKGAYSIGVITCDPEGKDNLLKQLKDLDIEYEIVFGGQTRLLVFLSSKNPLSDREWLSSSDLKSMKMVSYKENYVQTSKTLKYHLDKPIIVEDIELLKKLISDDFGFSIFPEILSINDLYMNRGMIKAIPIQEFSEQWDIFILYTHYESLSFMERELLTLVKELIQDNMVKKQIQ; this is translated from the coding sequence ATGCGTATTGAACAGCTTGAACAGATCATAAAAATTGATGAATTTAGATCGATGTCTAAGGCTGCGAATGCTCTTTTCCTTAGTCAACCTTCTTTAAGTGTATCTGTTAGTCGACTGGAAGAAGAGCTGGGCTTAAAGATCTTTGAACGCAGCAGCACTGGCGTTGTCCCGTCAGAACAGGGGAAAGCTGTGCTGGAATTGGCAAAATACATCTTAAGCTTGAGCGAAAAGATCAAAGGAATCATGGACGAAAAAAACGTCCCAATCCATAATCTTCAAATGGCAGTTCCTGGAGCCCTTGCCAATGCTATAGTCCCTGATTTGCTTATGAAATTCCATACTCTTTATCCAAAATTTTGCCTGCATATTCATGAGGCACCTTATTATGAAATCGTGGAGAACATGGATAAAGGTGCTTATTCCATCGGGGTAATAACCTGCGATCCAGAGGGTAAAGACAATTTGCTCAAACAGTTAAAAGATTTGGATATTGAATATGAGATTGTTTTCGGAGGTCAGACTAGATTGTTGGTTTTTTTAAGCAGTAAGAACCCTCTGTCCGATAGAGAATGGCTCAGCTCCTCCGATCTCAAGTCCATGAAGATGGTTTCCTATAAAGAAAACTATGTCCAGACTTCCAAAACCTTAAAGTATCATCTTGATAAACCAATTATTGTTGAAGATATTGAATTGCTTAAAAAACTCATCAGCGATGACTTTGGATTCTCAATTTTTCCCGAGATTTTATCCATTAATGACCTCTATATGAACAGAGGGATGATTAAAGCCATACCGATACAAGAGTTCAGTGAACAGTGGGATATTTTTATCTTATACACTCACTACGAATCCTTATCATTTATGGAAAGGGAGTTACTTACCCTAGTCAAAGAATTGATTCAGGATAATATGGTTAAAAAACAGATTCAATAA
- a CDS encoding LysR family transcriptional regulator: MRIEQLQHIIEINNKKSISEAAKTFFMGQPQLSHSVKNLEDELGYKIFRRNRAGLIPTCLGQEVISMAREITNSIEVLKSLAGGEANLTGNFSLILAPGVFNSFAGLLISRFHEKYPNVNLVLTEDIGIGLVDKVSTGACLMGVTVWTSNYDETMRKLLDEMDIAYEKIMQDDMCLIIGSNHPLAAKETISLAELEGMTIVDYRGRYRNSLRHCGIDTTKSELLIVSNREVMKAIIAKNQAVAVFPRCFFYNDQFFEQGLLKYCALEKITDQIKMEMYLIYSKTESLSHSAKQLKKILIDTIVDNCN; the protein is encoded by the coding sequence GTGCGTATTGAGCAGCTACAGCATATTATCGAGATTAATAATAAGAAGTCTATCTCTGAAGCGGCGAAAACATTCTTTATGGGTCAGCCTCAGCTTAGCCATTCTGTGAAAAATCTCGAAGATGAGCTGGGCTACAAAATATTTCGGCGCAATCGAGCGGGCTTAATTCCAACTTGCCTAGGGCAAGAAGTCATTAGCATGGCCCGAGAAATCACTAATAGTATTGAAGTACTTAAGTCTCTGGCAGGTGGTGAAGCCAATCTTACCGGAAATTTCAGTCTGATTCTTGCCCCGGGTGTATTCAATTCTTTTGCCGGGCTTCTAATTTCGCGATTTCATGAAAAATACCCTAATGTTAATCTTGTGCTTACAGAGGACATAGGGATTGGCTTAGTCGACAAGGTATCCACAGGGGCATGTTTGATGGGGGTCACAGTTTGGACCAGTAATTATGATGAGACAATGCGCAAGCTACTTGATGAAATGGACATAGCCTATGAAAAAATAATGCAGGATGATATGTGCTTGATTATTGGTTCGAATCACCCTTTAGCAGCTAAGGAGACCATTAGCTTGGCAGAATTAGAAGGAATGACTATCGTGGATTATCGCGGCAGGTATCGTAATTCACTAAGACACTGCGGAATTGATACCACTAAGAGTGAATTGTTGATTGTTTCTAATCGTGAAGTCATGAAGGCAATCATTGCTAAGAATCAGGCTGTTGCTGTCTTTCCACGTTGCTTTTTTTATAATGATCAATTTTTCGAGCAAGGGTTACTCAAATATTGTGCCCTTGAAAAGATAACCGATCAAATTAAAATGGAGATGTACCTTATCTATTCGAAAACTGAATCCTTGTCCCATTCTGCAAAACAACTTAAGAAGATACTTATCGATACAATTGTCGACAACTGTAATTAA
- a CDS encoding ATP-binding protein gives MKFNLRPRSISMKLWAAITALILVVLGGLGVTITLLFGDFYFQQTLDTLGDEVKEISHYLEEQPNWAQRLFAIDEIRLSSDTQMVVIDRYSEIIAIKGENVGASFGTNDRIGWGDASGEMSWLIRSLYPSDFLTQSDIAEVLSGEVITIKAIPRNQTGQAMLIAAAPIGDPSEAIVVLGTSPAPVQASIDAFRRMTLYVSLGAVVLATLVSLIFARQFTRPLALMQKGASQMANGDFQPISGVRSRDELGELANALNSMGESLKNHMTWLSEERNLLLGIVEGISDGVIMLDAEGGILYCNEPAKAIWQGTGQEEESSARKVQLMVFLREFMDNIDLEQKMHFNLGTQVLQVGMATTQSEDGMQGYVAVLRDVTASLRAEKERRDFMASVTHELRTPLHLIQGYLEAIQDEVIPKEEQPEHIDLVLEEAKRLAKLVMELQELDRFDNWRNFDKKEIDLANFLQELRYRFQGRADDLGIHLEIENGSGAIFANRDRLLQVFINLIENAFRHTPAGKRVQIKIKECSDWIQFSVEDEGEGIPISALPHIFERFYRVDKSRSRKEGGMGLGLSIVGLIVEAHDGEIKVESEVGNGTIFKVILPK, from the coding sequence TTGAAGTTTAACCTTCGTCCACGTAGCATCAGTATGAAATTATGGGCTGCCATTACCGCATTGATTCTCGTAGTATTAGGCGGTCTAGGGGTAACCATTACTTTGCTATTCGGTGATTTTTATTTCCAGCAAACTTTAGATACTTTAGGTGACGAAGTCAAGGAGATATCCCATTATCTTGAGGAGCAGCCCAATTGGGCACAACGCTTATTTGCTATCGATGAAATCCGCTTATCCTCAGATACACAGATGGTTGTCATTGACCGCTATAGTGAAATTATTGCAATCAAAGGGGAGAATGTCGGAGCGAGTTTTGGGACGAATGACCGTATTGGTTGGGGTGATGCCTCAGGTGAAATGAGCTGGTTGATTCGTTCTTTATATCCTTCTGATTTTTTAACCCAATCCGATATTGCCGAAGTTTTGAGCGGAGAAGTTATTACCATCAAGGCCATTCCTCGGAATCAGACGGGCCAAGCTATGCTGATTGCTGCTGCCCCCATCGGTGATCCCAGCGAAGCAATTGTGGTATTGGGAACCTCGCCGGCCCCGGTTCAAGCAAGTATTGATGCTTTTCGCCGGATGACCCTCTATGTTTCACTAGGGGCAGTTGTTTTAGCGACCCTTGTCAGCTTGATTTTTGCACGGCAATTTACGCGTCCCTTAGCCCTCATGCAAAAAGGAGCGAGTCAAATGGCTAACGGTGACTTCCAACCGATTAGTGGAGTCCGAAGTCGTGATGAGTTGGGTGAACTCGCCAATGCTTTAAATTCCATGGGCGAAAGCCTGAAAAATCATATGACCTGGCTTTCAGAGGAGAGAAACCTCTTGCTGGGGATTGTGGAAGGGATTAGCGACGGGGTAATTATGCTGGATGCTGAAGGTGGAATTCTCTATTGTAATGAACCAGCGAAGGCCATTTGGCAGGGGACAGGTCAAGAAGAAGAGTCATCGGCACGAAAAGTGCAACTGATGGTATTTTTACGTGAGTTTATGGATAACATCGACTTAGAGCAAAAAATGCATTTCAACTTAGGAACCCAAGTTCTTCAGGTGGGCATGGCCACCACTCAATCTGAAGATGGTATGCAAGGCTATGTGGCAGTGCTACGAGATGTTACTGCATCCTTACGCGCTGAAAAGGAACGGCGTGATTTCATGGCCAGTGTCACCCACGAATTAAGAACTCCCCTTCATCTCATCCAAGGATACTTAGAGGCTATTCAAGATGAGGTCATCCCCAAGGAAGAGCAGCCGGAGCATATCGATTTGGTGCTGGAGGAGGCAAAGCGTTTAGCCAAGCTGGTCATGGAGCTTCAGGAACTGGATCGTTTTGACAACTGGAGAAACTTTGATAAGAAAGAGATTGATTTGGCTAACTTTCTTCAAGAGCTACGCTATCGATTCCAAGGACGAGCGGATGATTTAGGTATCCACTTAGAGATTGAGAACGGCTCAGGAGCCATCTTTGCTAATCGAGACCGGTTGCTACAAGTATTCATTAATCTGATTGAGAATGCTTTCCGTCATACCCCTGCTGGCAAAAGGGTGCAGATTAAGATTAAGGAATGTTCTGATTGGATTCAGTTCAGCGTCGAAGATGAGGGCGAAGGTATTCCTATTTCGGCTCTGCCGCACATTTTTGAGCGATTTTATAGGGTAGATAAATCACGATCGCGTAAAGAGGGCGGCATGGGCTTAGGATTATCCATTGTGGGACTCATCGTTGAAGCCCATGATGGCGAGATTAAGGTTGAAAGTGAAGTCGGTAACGGAACCATCTTTAAAGTTATCCTCCCTAAGTAA
- a CDS encoding response regulator transcription factor encodes MNPILVIDDEDRIRHLVRMYLEREGYSVDEADNGREALEKIQKKEYALLIIDLMMPEVDGWKVCRDVREKSDIPIIMLTARGEEFDRVLGFELGADDYLVKPFSTKELVARVKALLRRSGGNLTANSSDLAYGPLKIEKDKHRVSVDEEQITFTPREFELLYFLAKNPSRVFSREQLMETVWGYDFYGDARTVDTHVKKIREKLADPKIRSMLATVWGVGYKFDPEAING; translated from the coding sequence ATGAATCCGATATTAGTAATCGATGACGAAGATCGTATTCGCCATTTAGTGCGTATGTACCTCGAAAGAGAAGGATATAGCGTTGATGAGGCTGACAACGGCCGAGAGGCTCTAGAGAAAATTCAAAAAAAGGAGTATGCCTTGCTCATTATTGATCTCATGATGCCCGAAGTCGACGGTTGGAAAGTATGCCGAGATGTTCGGGAGAAATCCGATATCCCCATCATTATGTTGACAGCACGTGGGGAAGAGTTTGACCGGGTTTTGGGATTTGAATTAGGCGCAGATGATTACCTGGTCAAGCCCTTTAGTACTAAAGAGCTTGTAGCGCGAGTTAAAGCCCTTTTGAGGCGTTCCGGAGGGAATTTAACAGCAAATTCTTCTGATTTAGCCTATGGACCTTTGAAGATTGAGAAAGATAAGCATCGTGTATCCGTCGATGAAGAACAAATCACGTTTACTCCTCGGGAATTTGAACTACTTTACTTTCTAGCCAAAAATCCCAGCCGCGTATTTTCCAGAGAACAGCTTATGGAGACAGTATGGGGATATGATTTCTACGGTGATGCTCGAACGGTGGATACCCATGTTAAGAAAATCCGTGAAAAACTAGCCGATCCTAAGATAAGAAGCATGCTTGCCACAGTGTGGGGTGTAGGTTATAAATTTGACCCCGAAGCAATTAATGGATAG
- a CDS encoding YraN family protein translates to MSEQRRNLGMLGEQLAVNHIKQAGLTILDRNYRCPLGEMDIIAREGETIIFIEVRTRSTGKRGWGEESITPQKRARLNRIGIHFIKFHNYKGWPPLRFDLIAIRIPDQLDNPAEILWIRGI, encoded by the coding sequence GTGAGTGAGCAGAGAAGGAACCTAGGGATGCTTGGCGAACAACTTGCTGTTAATCATATTAAGCAAGCCGGACTTACTATTCTTGATCGAAACTATCGTTGTCCTTTGGGAGAAATGGATATCATCGCCCGTGAAGGGGAGACCATCATTTTTATTGAGGTTCGGACACGCTCCACCGGCAAACGTGGCTGGGGTGAAGAGAGTATCACTCCGCAGAAACGGGCCAGATTGAATCGCATTGGAATCCATTTTATAAAATTCCACAACTATAAAGGCTGGCCTCCCCTGCGCTTTGACCTAATCGCCATACGCATACCGGATCAACTGGACAATCCTGCGGAAATATTGTGGATCCGCGGCATTTAA
- a CDS encoding NADH-quinone oxidoreductase subunit N, with translation MVTFELSLLTTEIIMAVLSLGLFAVGLILPRGSRKGMFPLTIFAILGTLAYALYDFFYGGNAAFLNGMYMHDQFAGFFKILFLVAALLVVLSTKSYVAKFQAYRGEFYPLLLIATLGMMLMSGAGDLITMYVGLELMTITFYILVAYHPNDPKSSEAGIKYLVLGATSSAVLLYGISLIYGLTGSTQMFAVAMALGTDVNAVTILATVMLLAGFGFKISLVPFHMWAPDIYEGAPSPVTAFLATASKAAAFAALVRFYLLMMYGQSFAETGLVLLLILAALTMIIGNLMAFPQKNIQRLMAYSGIAQAGYIMVGIIAVAIPAVSVFVDGIKGVLFYLMIYVVANLGAFAVITHVAQSQGSTEIKDYSGLARRSPLAAAVLTISFLSLAGIPPLAGFVAKFYLFSAVVNQGFVWIAVIGFVMSMISVYYYLSVVKVMYLGDGEGLPEAPVHGAAKFGMLLSMIVTVILGIYPTPLAQMAITAAASLVK, from the coding sequence ATGGTGACTTTTGAATTATCTTTACTCACAACAGAAATCATTATGGCAGTCCTTAGCCTTGGCTTATTTGCAGTAGGGCTCATCCTCCCACGTGGTTCAAGAAAAGGCATGTTTCCTCTCACGATATTTGCCATATTGGGGACCCTTGCTTATGCCCTCTATGATTTCTTCTATGGGGGGAATGCAGCATTCCTCAACGGAATGTATATGCATGATCAATTTGCAGGTTTCTTCAAGATTCTCTTCTTAGTGGCGGCTCTGCTTGTTGTACTTTCAACAAAATCCTATGTTGCCAAATTTCAAGCGTATCGCGGAGAGTTTTATCCCTTACTGCTGATTGCTACTTTGGGCATGATGCTTATGTCTGGAGCAGGGGATCTAATCACGATGTATGTGGGCTTGGAGCTCATGACCATCACCTTCTATATTCTTGTAGCTTATCATCCCAATGATCCAAAATCCTCTGAGGCAGGAATTAAGTATTTAGTCTTGGGAGCTACTTCCTCGGCAGTGCTTCTCTACGGCATCAGCCTCATCTATGGATTGACAGGATCCACGCAGATGTTTGCAGTGGCTATGGCTCTAGGAACAGATGTCAACGCGGTGACAATTCTTGCAACCGTGATGCTGCTCGCTGGATTCGGCTTTAAGATTAGTTTAGTTCCTTTCCATATGTGGGCACCGGATATTTACGAAGGAGCTCCTTCCCCGGTAACTGCCTTCTTAGCAACAGCTTCCAAAGCAGCCGCTTTCGCAGCCTTGGTGAGATTCTACCTCTTGATGATGTATGGTCAATCCTTCGCTGAAACTGGGCTGGTTCTACTCCTTATTTTGGCTGCTTTGACTATGATTATCGGTAACTTGATGGCTTTCCCTCAAAAGAATATCCAACGCTTGATGGCGTATTCGGGGATTGCTCAAGCGGGTTACATCATGGTCGGTATCATTGCCGTTGCCATTCCGGCGGTCTCAGTCTTTGTGGATGGTATCAAGGGCGTGCTCTTCTACCTGATGATTTATGTCGTCGCCAACTTGGGTGCCTTTGCAGTTATTACCCATGTGGCTCAAAGTCAGGGCAGCACTGAGATTAAAGACTACAGCGGTCTTGCCAGACGCTCGCCTCTCGCAGCGGCTGTGCTCACTATATCTTTCCTTTCCTTGGCTGGTATTCCGCCACTTGCTGGGTTTGTCGCTAAATTCTATCTCTTCTCGGCAGTGGTCAATCAAGGTTTTGTTTGGATAGCAGTGATTGGTTTTGTGATGAGTATGATCTCAGTCTACTACTACTTGTCCGTCGTTAAGGTCATGTATTTGGGAGACGGTGAAGGATTGCCGGAGGCACCTGTACATGGTGCCGCTAAGTTTGGCATGTTGTTGTCCATGATTGTAACCGTCATTTTGGGAATCTATCCTACACCGCTTGCTCAAATGGCTATTACGGCGGCAGCAAGTTTGGTAAAATAG
- a CDS encoding complex I subunit 4 family protein, with product MSTLALQPEVGSLILPLALLAPILAALVIVFLPKEEGKTIKLVAALGTLTSLLLSLYVFFAYDRSLAGMQFNLTIPLIPDIGVNLAFGVDGISIPMLLLTNLIAFTAVYSSWNIDNRVKEFFVLLLILVAGVMGTFIARDLFIFFLFYEIVVIPIYIMVIIWGSTKRVSKEYAGMKLTIYLLIGSAFLLVAMVSIWVNATNQFAAMGQGPTFMFDQLARLQYDETFQIIIFGLLTFGFGSLISMFPFHSWSPDGYAGAPTAVSMIHAGVLKKIGGYGLIRLGLLCFPIGAKFWAPVIAVLALVNVLYAAFIALAQKDLKYVVGYSSVSHMGYVLIAIAALNVTSVTGAVAMMFAHGVMSALFFSMIGFIYEKTHTRNVVELGGLAHQMPRLAVGFLIAGMAGLGLPGTVNFIGEFTIFIGTVKTLPVHAIVGVAGIIITAVYSLRLIANVLFGPRRKEWDHLKDLHGPELVPLVILVFVIIITGVFPNTVLQLIDTGVHSSGLAKVLEVVTQAKIGGLF from the coding sequence ATGTCGACATTGGCACTTCAGCCCGAAGTGGGCTCTTTGATTCTGCCATTGGCACTGTTAGCACCCATTCTAGCAGCACTCGTAATTGTCTTCCTTCCTAAGGAAGAAGGGAAAACGATTAAATTAGTGGCAGCATTAGGTACTCTCACTTCCTTGTTGCTTTCGCTCTATGTATTCTTTGCATACGACCGCTCCTTGGCAGGTATGCAATTTAATCTAACGATTCCGCTCATTCCTGATATCGGTGTTAACCTAGCGTTCGGAGTTGACGGTATCAGTATTCCTATGCTCCTACTCACGAACTTAATCGCGTTTACAGCAGTGTATTCCTCTTGGAATATTGACAATCGTGTCAAAGAATTTTTCGTTCTACTTTTAATATTGGTTGCTGGGGTTATGGGAACCTTTATTGCTCGCGACTTGTTTATCTTCTTCCTTTTCTATGAAATCGTGGTTATCCCTATCTACATCATGGTTATCATCTGGGGAAGTACGAAACGAGTGTCCAAAGAATATGCGGGTATGAAATTGACCATTTACCTTTTGATTGGATCTGCCTTCTTGCTCGTAGCGATGGTTTCTATTTGGGTTAATGCTACGAATCAGTTTGCGGCTATGGGTCAAGGACCAACCTTCATGTTTGATCAACTGGCAAGGCTCCAGTATGATGAGACCTTCCAGATTATCATCTTTGGTCTCTTAACCTTTGGTTTTGGATCATTGATCTCCATGTTCCCCTTCCACTCTTGGTCTCCCGACGGTTATGCTGGCGCTCCTACAGCAGTCAGTATGATCCACGCTGGGGTCTTGAAGAAAATCGGGGGCTACGGCTTAATTCGTCTAGGACTGTTGTGCTTCCCTATCGGAGCCAAGTTCTGGGCGCCAGTGATTGCGGTTTTAGCTCTTGTTAACGTTCTTTATGCCGCGTTCATTGCATTAGCACAAAAAGACCTCAAGTATGTTGTCGGATACTCATCCGTCAGTCACATGGGATATGTCCTGATCGCCATTGCGGCTTTGAACGTCACCAGTGTTACTGGTGCAGTAGCCATGATGTTTGCCCACGGTGTCATGTCAGCCCTCTTCTTCTCCATGATTGGCTTTATCTATGAGAAGACCCATACCCGCAATGTTGTTGAACTCGGCGGACTGGCCCATCAGATGCCACGTCTGGCTGTTGGGTTCTTGATTGCAGGTATGGCTGGTCTTGGCTTGCCAGGAACTGTGAACTTTATTGGAGAGTTTACCATTTTCATTGGTACAGTTAAGACTTTACCGGTCCATGCGATTGTCGGGGTTGCCGGGATTATCATCACTGCAGTTTATTCCCTTCGCCTTATTGCCAATGTCCTATTTGGACCACGTCGTAAGGAATGGGATCATTTGAAAGACCTCCACGGTCCCGAGTTAGTTCCGTTGGTCATCTTGGTCTTTGTCATTATCATAACGGGTGTATTCCCGAACACCGTACTGCAACTGATCGACACCGGGGTCCATTCCTCAGGATTAGCCAAGGTGCTTGAAGTCGTGACTCAGGCGAAGATTGGAGGGTTGTTCTAA
- the nuoL gene encoding NADH-quinone oxidoreductase subunit L, producing the protein MFKEMNDLFQWAWLIPFLPFLSFLLIVFVTKRSKRLSSTISILAILTSLGLAIGIGIGVIQSGSQVIENPVLNTANWISIAGLQIDFGTLIDPMSAMMLFVVTLVASMVQIYSIGYMHGDPGFSRYYAFQSLFAASMLGMVLATNLLQLFIFWELVGLCSYLLIGFWFFKVSAREAAKKAFITTRVGDFGLLLGILFLYNQFGTLDFYGPGSLSVQMATSFHDFALIGGVSYLTVMAVLVFIGPIGKSGQFPLHVWLPDAMEGPTPVSALIHAATMVVAGVYLVARMFFLFDNASPFALQLVAGMGAFTAIFAATIAIAQDDIKRILAYSTLSQLGYMMFALGVGSLTASMFHLMTHAFFKALMFLGAGSVIHALHEKQNIWDMGGLWKKMPITGTTFFIGVLAISGIPPFAGFFSKDEILAAALHNGHPVIFAVGLFTAFLTAFYMSRLFFVAFMGKEKPENHPHESPWVMTLPLIILAFFSIVGGWVALPEHNFGYFVHYGEFHHEGIDWAIASISILVGVLGIGLAYITYVTRAIKAENVVARFPGVYKLLKNKYYIDEIYLWFIHKVMDGIVAKVLYWFDLYIIDGIVNGLAFLTRGSGRVLRKTTTGQLQTYALVFFFAVVVIYIVFALGEGQLSTLNPAAMLGGVK; encoded by the coding sequence GTGTTCAAGGAAATGAATGATCTTTTTCAATGGGCATGGTTAATCCCGTTTTTGCCCTTTCTGTCGTTTCTGCTCATCGTCTTTGTCACGAAGCGATCCAAAAGACTGTCCTCCACCATTTCAATATTGGCGATTCTTACTTCGTTGGGATTGGCCATTGGTATCGGTATTGGTGTAATTCAGTCCGGTTCGCAAGTCATTGAAAACCCTGTGCTGAACACTGCGAATTGGATCAGCATTGCTGGTCTTCAAATCGACTTTGGCACACTCATTGATCCAATGAGTGCGATGATGCTTTTTGTTGTTACTTTGGTAGCATCTATGGTTCAGATCTATTCGATCGGTTACATGCATGGAGACCCTGGGTTTTCACGTTATTATGCATTCCAATCCTTATTTGCGGCTTCCATGCTGGGCATGGTCTTAGCAACAAATTTGTTACAACTGTTTATTTTCTGGGAATTGGTAGGACTATGTTCTTATCTACTCATCGGCTTCTGGTTCTTTAAGGTGTCTGCTCGCGAAGCTGCGAAGAAGGCCTTTATTACCACCCGGGTGGGAGACTTTGGTTTACTCTTAGGAATCCTGTTCCTTTACAACCAATTTGGTACTTTAGATTTCTATGGTCCTGGTTCCTTATCCGTTCAAATGGCCACGAGCTTCCATGATTTTGCCTTGATTGGCGGAGTAAGCTATCTTACTGTCATGGCAGTCTTAGTCTTCATTGGACCGATTGGGAAATCCGGTCAGTTTCCTTTACACGTCTGGTTACCGGATGCCATGGAAGGTCCTACACCCGTCAGTGCCTTGATCCACGCTGCTACCATGGTCGTCGCCGGTGTGTACTTGGTTGCTCGGATGTTCTTCCTGTTTGATAACGCATCACCTTTTGCCCTGCAGCTAGTGGCAGGCATGGGAGCCTTTACGGCGATCTTTGCCGCGACGATAGCCATTGCTCAGGATGACATCAAACGTATTTTGGCTTATTCAACCTTAAGCCAATTAGGTTATATGATGTTCGCTCTGGGGGTTGGCTCTTTAACAGCTTCTATGTTCCACTTAATGACTCATGCCTTCTTCAAGGCTTTGATGTTCTTAGGAGCAGGTTCTGTGATTCATGCCCTTCATGAGAAGCAAAACATCTGGGATATGGGTGGACTTTGGAAGAAGATGCCGATTACCGGTACCACCTTCTTCATCGGTGTATTAGCGATCTCAGGTATTCCACCTTTTGCTGGATTCTTCTCTAAAGACGAGATTTTGGCCGCAGCGCTGCATAATGGTCATCCCGTGATTTTTGCTGTGGGCTTGTTTACCGCATTTTTGACAGCCTTCTATATGAGCCGTCTTTTCTTCGTGGCCTTCATGGGCAAGGAAAAGCCGGAGAATCATCCCCACGAATCTCCTTGGGTAATGACTTTACCGCTGATCATTTTAGCTTTCTTCAGCATCGTCGGCGGATGGGTTGCTTTACCTGAGCACAATTTTGGTTACTTTGTCCATTATGGTGAATTCCACCATGAAGGGATCGATTGGGCGATAGCTTCTATATCTATCCTTGTCGGAGTTCTTGGTATCGGCTTAGCTTATATCACTTACGTGACCCGAGCTATCAAAGCTGAGAATGTAGTAGCACGTTTTCCTGGAGTCTATAAACTCCTCAAGAATAAGTATTATATCGACGAAATCTACCTCTGGTTCATCCATAAGGTTATGGATGGTATCGTTGCTAAAGTTCTTTACTGGTTTGACCTGTATATTATTGATGGCATTGTCAATGGGTTGGCATTCCTCACTCGCGGTTCTGGTCGTGTACTTCGCAAGACCACAACAGGACAGCTACAAACTTATGCCTTAGTCTTCTTCTTTGCGGTCGTCGTCATCTATATTGTCTTTGCTCTAGGAGAAGGACAGCTTTCGACGCTTAATCCCGCAGCTATGCTAGGAGGTGTTAAGTAA
- the nuoK gene encoding NADH-quinone oxidoreductase subunit NuoK, which yields MSISVGLGSYLLVGAMLFCLGLYGVFVKRNIIAILMSIELMLNAVNINFVAFSRFAPWADPGTNPLIGQVAAIFVIVVAAAEIAVGLALVIAIYRNRRTTNVDEFNWLKW from the coding sequence ATGAGTATAAGCGTTGGGCTTGGATCCTATTTATTAGTTGGAGCGATGCTTTTTTGCCTAGGACTCTACGGAGTTTTCGTGAAACGGAATATCATTGCTATTCTTATGTCTATTGAATTAATGCTTAATGCAGTCAATATTAATTTTGTGGCTTTTAGCCGGTTTGCCCCCTGGGCTGATCCTGGGACAAATCCACTGATTGGACAGGTTGCTGCAATCTTCGTGATTGTTGTAGCGGCAGCTGAAATTGCCGTGGGCTTGGCATTAGTTATTGCCATTTACCGTAATCGCCGCACCACAAATGTGGATGAGTTCAATTGGTTGAAGTGGTAG
- a CDS encoding NADH-quinone oxidoreductase subunit J family protein, translating to MSTMATVVFFIFAIIAVASAWGVVTSKNIVHSAFFLALSFAGVAVLYILLNAEYLAAVQLLVYAGAISIMVIFAVMLTLRGDVADSSPVTKKWASGALVGSLVFILLALVILTHSDWRILAMPALAGGTTVELSKLLLTWYMVPFEAAAILLTLALIGAVIIAKGGHESR from the coding sequence ATGAGTACTATGGCGACCGTTGTGTTCTTCATTTTCGCCATAATCGCCGTGGCTTCGGCTTGGGGAGTTGTCACCTCGAAAAACATTGTACACAGTGCCTTTTTCTTGGCACTTTCCTTTGCGGGAGTAGCCGTCCTGTATATTTTGTTAAACGCTGAGTATCTTGCAGCAGTTCAATTACTTGTTTATGCAGGTGCTATTTCGATTATGGTGATTTTTGCAGTGATGTTAACCTTAAGGGGAGATGTTGCTGATAGTAGTCCGGTGACCAAAAAGTGGGCTTCCGGTGCTTTGGTCGGCTCCCTTGTGTTTATTCTATTAGCTTTGGTGATTTTGACTCACAGTGATTGGCGTATTCTGGCCATGCCAGCTCTTGCCGGAGGGACGACGGTTGAGCTCTCCAAACTGCTTTTGACATGGTATATGGTACCCTTTGAAGCAGCAGCCATCCTGCTGACACTTGCTCTCATCGGGGCAGTGATTATCGCGAAAGGAGGGCATGAAAGCAGATGA